A genomic segment from Equus przewalskii isolate Varuska chromosome X, EquPr2, whole genome shotgun sequence encodes:
- the RPL39 gene encoding large ribosomal subunit protein eL39 — MSSHKTFRIKRFLAKKQKQNRPIPQWIRMKTGNKIRYNSKRRHWRRTKLGL; from the exons ATG TCTTCTCACAAGACTTTTAGGATCAAGCGATTCCTagccaagaaacaaaagcagaatcGTCCCATTCCCCAATGGATTCGAATGAAAACTGGTAATAAAATCAG GTACAACTCCAAGCGGAGACATTGGAGAAGAACCAAGCTGGGTCTATAA